The Pontibacter pudoricolor genome contains a region encoding:
- the infB gene encoding translation initiation factor IF-2 → MAEEQTRRLKQVATTLNIGTSTIVDYLSAKGFDVENRPTTKITAEQFSMLAKEFASSMKDKIEAEELNIGKKPQSNQVVESEGHHHEVKKTAEPEQEIFIKTVHQPKGETAEPKAPEAPAPAPAAPAPAPEPKLPGIKVLGKIELDAKGNPVPKQAPKPAPVPAAPAPAPAAEKPAPAPAPVTEKPAAPAPEEKPAAPVKPVEKPAPAAEKPATTAPAQPAPPVAEKPAAPATPTPAAPVKPAAETKAPEPTPAATGKPSEQEQEPIETITAKADQLKGLTVLGKIELPDSSRRKGTKPVASSDDRKGGKKKKRKRIIVPTEGGGQQPNQQQGGQNQQQRPVTPAGGGRPQGGGAPHHGGPRPQGGGRNQQRTPFTPRPEKAEVTDKEIQEQIKATLAKLSGGKSGGGNRAKYRREKRSAIADATEERRMMEAAESKTLRVTEFVSANDLASLMNVSVNDVIKVCMQLGMFVSINQRLDAEAITIIADEFGYAIDFITSEDEQALEHMADDTEEDLEERAPIVTIMGHVDHGKTSLLDYIRDANVTAGEAGGITQHIGAYKVKTESGRTVTFLDTPGHEAFTAMRARGAKVTDVVIIVVAADDSVMPQTKEAINHAQAAGVPIIIALNKIDKPAANPDKVREELAQLNILVEEWGGKYQSQEVSAKTGQGINDLLEKVLLEAELLELKANKNRNAVGTVIEAALDKGRGYVATMLVQTGTLKVGDIVLAGSHYGRVKAMTDHRGRKMKEAGPSTPVQLLGLDGAPQAGDKFLVMESEREAREIASNRSQVQREQSLRTRKHITLDEIGRRLAIGTFKELNVIVKGDVDGSVEALSDSLLKLSTPEVQVSIINKGVGAISESDVLLASASDAIIIGFQVRPSQNARKLAEQEQIDVRLYSIIYDAINEVKDAMEGMLAPTLKEEITGNAEVRDVFRITKVGTIAGCMVTDGNIQRNNKVRLVRDGIVVLDGEILALKRFKDDVSEVRQGFECGISLKNYNDIQVGDIIEAYVEKEVKRTL, encoded by the coding sequence ATGGCAGAAGAACAAACAAGGAGGCTTAAACAGGTTGCAACTACTTTGAACATTGGTACATCTACCATTGTGGACTACCTCTCTGCTAAAGGTTTTGACGTGGAAAACAGACCCACTACCAAAATCACGGCAGAGCAGTTCAGTATGCTGGCTAAAGAGTTCGCATCCTCTATGAAAGACAAAATAGAGGCGGAAGAACTGAATATAGGCAAGAAACCACAATCAAACCAGGTTGTAGAATCAGAAGGCCACCATCACGAAGTAAAGAAAACTGCAGAACCTGAGCAGGAGATCTTTATAAAGACGGTGCACCAGCCAAAAGGTGAAACAGCTGAACCAAAAGCACCTGAAGCCCCGGCTCCAGCACCAGCTGCGCCAGCACCTGCTCCGGAACCTAAATTGCCAGGTATAAAAGTATTAGGCAAGATAGAACTGGATGCAAAAGGAAACCCGGTACCAAAGCAGGCTCCAAAGCCAGCACCGGTACCAGCAGCTCCTGCCCCTGCACCAGCTGCTGAGAAACCAGCCCCGGCCCCGGCGCCAGTGACAGAAAAACCAGCAGCTCCGGCACCAGAAGAAAAACCTGCTGCCCCTGTAAAACCAGTTGAAAAGCCAGCTCCCGCAGCTGAAAAACCAGCAACGACAGCGCCAGCGCAACCGGCTCCTCCTGTTGCTGAAAAACCTGCGGCACCTGCAACACCAACACCTGCTGCCCCTGTGAAGCCTGCAGCAGAAACCAAAGCACCTGAGCCAACGCCAGCTGCAACCGGAAAACCTTCGGAACAAGAACAAGAACCAATAGAAACAATTACAGCAAAAGCCGATCAGTTAAAAGGCCTTACTGTACTGGGCAAGATCGAATTACCAGACAGCTCACGCAGAAAAGGCACTAAACCTGTAGCTTCCTCAGATGATAGGAAGGGCGGCAAAAAGAAAAAGCGCAAGCGCATTATAGTACCAACTGAAGGTGGTGGCCAACAGCCAAACCAACAGCAGGGTGGCCAGAACCAGCAACAGCGTCCTGTTACCCCGGCAGGTGGCGGACGACCTCAGGGTGGTGGCGCACCGCATCACGGCGGACCACGACCTCAGGGCGGTGGCAGAAACCAGCAGCGTACTCCGTTTACGCCACGTCCTGAAAAGGCTGAGGTGACGGATAAGGAAATCCAGGAGCAGATCAAAGCTACACTTGCCAAACTTAGTGGTGGTAAGAGTGGCGGTGGTAACCGTGCCAAGTATCGTCGTGAGAAACGTTCGGCTATAGCTGATGCTACGGAAGAACGCAGAATGATGGAAGCGGCAGAGTCCAAGACACTGCGCGTAACTGAATTCGTATCTGCAAACGACCTTGCCTCGCTGATGAACGTGAGCGTGAACGACGTTATTAAGGTGTGTATGCAGCTTGGTATGTTCGTTTCAATTAACCAGCGACTGGACGCTGAAGCGATAACCATTATTGCTGATGAGTTCGGATATGCAATCGACTTCATTACAAGTGAAGACGAGCAGGCACTGGAGCACATGGCAGACGACACAGAAGAGGATCTGGAAGAACGTGCTCCGATCGTTACGATCATGGGTCACGTTGACCACGGTAAAACATCCCTTCTTGACTATATCCGTGATGCGAATGTAACAGCTGGTGAGGCTGGTGGTATAACCCAGCACATTGGTGCTTATAAGGTAAAAACCGAAAGTGGCCGTACAGTTACGTTCCTGGATACACCTGGTCACGAAGCCTTTACAGCGATGCGTGCCCGTGGTGCAAAAGTAACCGACGTTGTTATTATTGTGGTAGCTGCCGATGACTCGGTGATGCCTCAGACAAAAGAAGCGATCAACCACGCGCAGGCTGCCGGTGTACCAATTATCATCGCACTTAACAAAATAGATAAGCCGGCTGCTAACCCTGACAAAGTTCGTGAAGAGTTAGCGCAACTGAACATATTGGTAGAAGAATGGGGCGGTAAATACCAGTCTCAGGAAGTATCTGCTAAAACCGGTCAGGGTATAAACGACCTGCTGGAAAAGGTATTGCTGGAAGCAGAATTACTTGAACTCAAAGCCAACAAGAACAGAAACGCAGTAGGTACAGTAATTGAAGCTGCTCTAGACAAAGGCCGTGGTTATGTAGCAACTATGCTTGTACAGACAGGTACCTTAAAAGTAGGTGATATTGTATTGGCAGGCTCGCACTATGGTAGAGTAAAAGCAATGACCGACCACCGTGGCCGTAAAATGAAAGAAGCAGGTCCATCTACCCCGGTACAGTTGCTGGGTCTTGATGGAGCTCCGCAGGCAGGTGATAAATTCCTGGTAATGGAATCTGAACGTGAGGCCCGCGAAATTGCATCGAACCGTTCGCAGGTACAGCGTGAGCAAAGCTTACGTACCCGTAAACACATTACACTGGATGAGATCGGACGTCGTCTGGCGATCGGTACTTTCAAAGAGCTGAACGTAATAGTAAAAGGTGACGTGGATGGTTCGGTTGAAGCACTTTCTGACTCTTTACTGAAATTATCTACGCCTGAGGTTCAGGTAAGCATTATCAACAAAGGAGTAGGTGCCATTTCTGAGTCTGATGTGTTGCTGGCATCTGCATCTGATGCGATCATCATCGGCTTCCAGGTTCGTCCATCACAAAATGCGCGTAAACTGGCAGAACAGGAACAGATCGATGTGCGTCTGTACTCTATCATATACGATGCGATAAACGAAGTGAAGGATGCCATGGAAGGTATGCTTGCTCCTACCCTGAAAGAGGAGATCACTGGTAACGCAGAAGTGCGTGATGTGTTCAGAATCACGAAGGTGGGTACTATTGCAGGTTGTATGGTTACAGATGGTAATATACAGCGTAATAACAAGGTACGCCTGGTACGTGATGGTATCGTTGTACTGGATGGCGAGATCTTGGCTCTGAAGCGTTTCAAAGACGATGTGTCTGAGGTGAGACAAGGCTTTGAGTGCGGTATCAGCCTGAAGAACTATAACGACATACAGGTAGGTGACATCATCGAAGCGTACGTAGAGAAAGAAGTGAAGCGTACACTATAA
- the nusA gene encoding transcription termination factor NusA, translated as MNSSVLIESFAEFAKFKNIDRPTMMRILEDVFRTMIRKKWGTDENFDIILNVEKGDLEIWRNREIVDDNSEDIWDHDKIALSDAQKIEPDFEVGEEVSEEIQLEDFGRRAVLTARQTLIQRIKDMEKELLFQKYKDLVGEIISGEVYQVWNREVLLLDQEENELLIPKNEQIPKDRYRKGDVVRAVVQRVEIVNGNPKIILSRTSPAFLERLFENEVPEIFDGLIAIKKIVREPGERAKVAVESFDDRIDPVGACVGMKGSRIHSIVRELENENIDVINYTDNLELYIQRALSPAKITSMKIDQENGRVSVFLKPDQVSLAIGKGGQNIKLASRLVDMEIDVFRESEVYEEDISLEEFTDEIEDWVIAELRRIGLDTAKSVLAVTKEDLLRRTELEEETIDNVLAILREELEEEDNQ; from the coding sequence ATGAACAGTTCAGTCCTGATCGAGTCGTTCGCTGAATTCGCGAAATTCAAGAACATAGACCGCCCGACCATGATGCGTATCCTGGAGGACGTATTCCGCACCATGATCCGTAAAAAGTGGGGCACCGACGAGAACTTTGATATCATCCTGAACGTGGAAAAAGGTGACCTGGAGATCTGGCGCAACCGCGAAATCGTGGACGACAATTCTGAGGACATCTGGGATCATGATAAGATCGCCTTATCGGATGCACAGAAGATAGAGCCTGACTTTGAGGTTGGTGAAGAAGTATCAGAAGAGATACAACTGGAAGACTTTGGTCGCCGCGCTGTACTTACAGCCCGCCAGACGCTGATCCAGCGCATCAAAGACATGGAAAAGGAATTACTGTTCCAGAAGTACAAAGACCTTGTAGGCGAGATCATATCCGGTGAAGTGTACCAGGTATGGAACCGCGAAGTGTTGTTACTGGATCAGGAAGAGAACGAACTGCTGATACCGAAGAACGAACAGATACCGAAAGACCGTTACCGTAAAGGCGATGTGGTGCGTGCTGTTGTTCAGCGCGTTGAGATCGTGAACGGTAATCCAAAGATCATCCTTTCACGTACATCTCCTGCATTCCTGGAGCGTTTATTTGAGAACGAAGTACCGGAAATATTCGATGGCCTGATCGCGATCAAAAAAATAGTTCGTGAGCCGGGCGAGCGTGCTAAAGTAGCCGTAGAATCTTTTGATGACCGTATTGACCCGGTTGGTGCCTGCGTAGGTATGAAAGGTTCACGTATACATAGTATTGTACGTGAGCTTGAGAACGAAAACATTGACGTAATTAACTATACCGACAACCTGGAACTATACATTCAGCGTGCACTTAGCCCGGCTAAGATCACCAGCATGAAAATAGACCAGGAAAACGGCAGAGTGTCTGTGTTCCTTAAGCCTGACCAGGTATCGTTAGCGATAGGTAAAGGTGGCCAGAACATTAAGCTTGCCAGCCGTTTGGTTGATATGGAAATTGACGTATTCAGAGAGTCTGAAGTATACGAAGAAGACATCAGCCTGGAAGAATTTACAGATGAGATCGAAGACTGGGTAATTGCAGAATTACGCCGCATCGGTCTGGATACAGCGAAGAGTGTGCTGGCAGTTACGAAAGAAGACCTGCTGCGCAGAACAGAGCTGGAAGAAGAGACCATCGACAACGTGCTGGCTATCCTGCGCGAAGAGTTGGAAGAAGAAGACAATCAATAG
- a CDS encoding ribosome maturation factor RimP has translation MVLSATTIREMAEASLPDNDLFLVDVTVSDSAVRPKVTVLADGGQGITIDQCATLSRRISKKIEEKYGEELSYTIEVSSPGVDFPLTQPKQFTRNIGRNLKLKLQDGTEKTGKLEEVTETGINLTEEIKQKGKKATYEPVQIPFGEIVKANVVISFK, from the coding sequence ATGGTACTAAGCGCAACAACCATACGCGAGATGGCGGAAGCAAGTCTTCCCGATAACGACCTGTTTCTGGTTGATGTAACCGTTTCAGATTCAGCGGTTCGCCCTAAAGTAACTGTGCTGGCCGATGGAGGGCAGGGAATTACAATAGACCAGTGTGCTACGCTAAGCCGCCGTATCAGCAAGAAGATTGAAGAAAAGTATGGTGAAGAATTGAGCTATACGATTGAAGTAAGTTCGCCGGGTGTAGACTTTCCGCTGACACAGCCGAAACAGTTTACCCGTAATATTGGTCGTAACCTGAAACTGAAGCTACAGGACGGCACTGAGAAAACCGGCAAACTGGAAGAAGTAACCGAGACAGGAATAAACCTTACGGAAGAAATAAAACAAAAAGGCAAAAAGGCAACGTATGAGCCTGTGCAAATACCTTTCGGGGAGATTGTAAAAGCAAATGTTGTAATATCATTTAAATAA
- a CDS encoding endonuclease/exonuclease/phosphatase family protein translates to MWLILNILVVFWVLLGVLCLRVPPHEFWPAAFIALSLPGALILNVLFLFYWLIKRSWFVVLPLLVIILGWGYYNRLVAFNFNTEEPEGAKTLQVLSFNVHVFNAYTDKDGVEREASSEMIDWVATHPADVYCLQEFYSNRGSDTYNTVSRIGNRYDKFRYFSVSFVDRNKADIGIVIFTRYPIVDKGVIRFGESNHNRAIWADINVKGDTVRIYTAHLQSMSIKSQDIENTYSAIGDEASFKKEGRNLARRLKKGFIARGHQVEKLLEHINESPHPVIVCGDFNDMPSSYTYNELARNLQNAFVEAGSGVGATYNGPLPFLRIDNQFYSEGLRAYDFTTHYEMGLSDHFPISAKYVLEEE, encoded by the coding sequence TTGTGGCTCATTCTAAACATTCTGGTCGTGTTCTGGGTGTTACTGGGTGTATTGTGCCTGCGGGTACCGCCACACGAGTTCTGGCCGGCGGCTTTTATTGCTTTGTCGTTACCGGGCGCGCTTATCCTTAATGTGCTTTTCCTGTTCTACTGGCTTATAAAGCGGTCGTGGTTTGTAGTGCTGCCGCTGCTGGTAATTATATTGGGCTGGGGATATTATAATCGTCTGGTGGCATTCAACTTTAACACTGAAGAGCCTGAAGGCGCCAAAACTCTACAAGTGCTCAGTTTTAATGTGCACGTTTTTAATGCTTATACTGATAAAGATGGTGTAGAACGCGAGGCATCGAGCGAGATGATAGACTGGGTAGCCACGCATCCCGCCGATGTGTATTGCCTGCAGGAATTTTATAGTAACCGGGGATCCGATACTTATAATACTGTAAGCCGCATTGGTAACCGCTACGATAAGTTTCGTTATTTTTCTGTGTCGTTTGTAGACCGTAATAAGGCTGATATCGGGATCGTGATCTTTACGCGTTACCCTATAGTTGATAAAGGCGTGATCCGGTTCGGAGAGTCGAACCATAACCGCGCCATCTGGGCAGATATTAACGTGAAAGGTGATACGGTACGCATTTATACCGCGCATTTGCAGTCGATGAGTATCAAGTCGCAGGACATAGAAAATACCTATTCAGCCATTGGCGACGAGGCAAGCTTTAAGAAAGAAGGCCGTAACTTGGCGCGTCGCCTGAAGAAAGGATTTATAGCCCGCGGACACCAGGTAGAAAAATTGCTGGAGCATATCAACGAATCGCCACACCCGGTTATAGTTTGCGGAGACTTTAACGATATGCCATCGAGTTACACTTATAACGAGCTAGCCCGAAATTTGCAGAACGCTTTTGTGGAAGCCGGCAGCGGCGTAGGAGCTACGTATAACGGACCATTGCCTTTTTTACGCATCGATAACCAGTTTTACAGCGAAGGGCTACGGGCCTACGACTTTACAACACATTACGAGATGGGCTTATCTGATCACTTCCCGATTTCGGCCAAATATGTGTTGGAAGAGGAGTAG
- the cysS gene encoding cysteine--tRNA ligase has product MQQKLNLYNTLTRKKEVFEPLHAPFVGMYLCGPTVYGEPHLGHARSAVTFDVLYRYLKYLKYKVRFVRNITDVGHLQNDADEGEDKIQKIAKAQQVEPMEVVQHYTNVYHRDLEKLNTLSPDIEPRASGHIIEQIEMIKEILENGFAYEVNGSVYFDVPAYNKDHNYGKLSGRIIEDLLSNTRETEGHDEKRSPLDFALWKKASPSHIMRWPSPWSDGFPGWHLECSAMSRKYLGENFDIHGGGLDLMFPHHECEIAQSQASHSHSDAAKYWVHNNMITVNGQKMGKSLGNFINLSELFSGNQEMLEQAYSPMTIRFFILQAHYRSTLDFSNEALQAARKGYTKLMNGLRVLDKMQYPEEAATPDEKLNEELLKLTEDCFRGLDDDMNTARTIASLFNLLKKINSLYLGQLQIGNLTRGTFDTVKETYRTLVLDILGLKEEPLGDQEEMLNLVLTFYKEAKESKAYDKVDAIRAELKKQGIVIKDLKTGIDWAYEE; this is encoded by the coding sequence ATGCAACAGAAACTGAATCTCTATAATACGCTTACACGCAAGAAGGAAGTATTTGAACCACTGCACGCTCCGTTTGTGGGCATGTACCTGTGCGGACCAACTGTTTACGGCGAGCCACATTTAGGCCACGCCCGTAGCGCGGTTACCTTCGATGTACTGTACCGCTATCTAAAATACCTGAAGTATAAAGTGCGTTTTGTGCGCAACATTACTGACGTTGGCCATTTGCAGAATGATGCTGACGAAGGCGAAGATAAGATCCAGAAAATAGCCAAAGCGCAGCAGGTAGAGCCTATGGAGGTGGTGCAGCACTATACCAATGTGTATCACCGTGACCTCGAAAAACTGAACACGCTTTCTCCGGATATCGAGCCACGGGCATCGGGCCACATCATCGAGCAGATAGAGATGATAAAGGAAATTCTGGAAAATGGCTTTGCTTACGAAGTGAACGGATCAGTTTACTTTGATGTGCCGGCTTATAACAAGGATCATAACTATGGCAAGTTGTCAGGCAGAATTATAGAGGACCTGCTGAGCAACACCCGCGAAACAGAAGGACACGACGAAAAGCGCTCTCCCCTGGATTTTGCCCTCTGGAAAAAAGCTTCTCCGTCGCACATCATGCGCTGGCCTTCGCCGTGGAGCGATGGTTTCCCGGGATGGCATCTGGAGTGCTCGGCTATGAGCCGGAAATACCTGGGCGAGAACTTTGATATACACGGCGGTGGCCTGGATCTGATGTTCCCGCACCACGAATGCGAGATAGCACAAAGCCAGGCGAGTCATAGCCATTCGGACGCTGCCAAATACTGGGTGCATAACAACATGATCACCGTGAACGGGCAGAAGATGGGGAAATCGCTGGGTAACTTTATTAACCTGAGCGAGCTGTTCAGCGGCAACCAAGAGATGCTGGAACAGGCTTATAGCCCAATGACGATCCGCTTCTTTATTCTGCAAGCACACTACAGGAGCACCTTAGACTTTAGCAACGAAGCATTGCAGGCAGCGCGCAAAGGTTACACCAAGCTGATGAATGGACTGCGCGTGCTGGATAAAATGCAGTACCCGGAAGAGGCTGCCACTCCTGACGAGAAGCTAAACGAAGAACTGCTGAAGCTGACTGAAGATTGCTTCCGTGGCCTGGACGATGACATGAACACCGCGCGAACTATAGCTTCGCTCTTTAACCTGCTTAAAAAGATAAACAGCCTGTACTTAGGGCAACTGCAGATCGGGAATCTTACACGTGGAACATTTGATACCGTAAAAGAAACCTACAGAACGCTGGTATTGGATATTCTGGGCCTGAAAGAAGAACCGCTCGGCGACCAAGAGGAAATGCTGAACCTGGTGCTTACGTTTTATAAAGAAGCAAAGGAGTCTAAGGCATACGATAAGGTAGATGCCATCCGTGCAGAACTTAAAAAGCAGGGCATTGTAATTAAGGATTTAAAAACCGGTATCGACTGGGCTTATGAAGAATAA
- a CDS encoding M28 family peptidase has protein sequence MKNKLNVLAILFCGALALYSCDSSEKSAQQETTVSETETEPAGVKAPEFNADSAYKFVAKQVAFGPRVPNSEAHKATGDWIISKLKEYGAEVEVQEFQMRAYDGTLLNLRNIIASYNPEAGTRIMLAAHWDTRPYADKDTNNQKKPIDGANDGGSGVAVLLEIARTINGAQQKPGVGVDLFFFDGEDYGQPDDSELPYKEDSWCLGSQYWSRNKHNPNYTAKYGILLDMVGANNARFAREGTSMQYAKNVVDKVWKAGNQLGYSDYFKYVNAPAITDDHAYINAIARIPMIDIIEYNMSSIDGDFFGDYHHRHSDSMSIISPKTLKAVGQTVLHVVYNE, from the coding sequence ATGAAGAATAAATTGAACGTTCTGGCTATCCTTTTCTGTGGTGCGCTGGCACTTTATAGTTGCGACTCATCAGAGAAAAGCGCGCAGCAGGAAACGACAGTATCCGAAACTGAAACCGAACCAGCAGGCGTGAAGGCGCCGGAATTTAATGCCGACTCAGCTTATAAATTTGTAGCTAAGCAAGTAGCTTTTGGCCCACGTGTGCCAAACTCAGAAGCTCATAAAGCTACCGGCGACTGGATCATCAGCAAGCTAAAAGAATATGGTGCTGAGGTAGAAGTACAGGAGTTTCAGATGCGTGCTTATGATGGTACCTTGCTGAACCTGCGCAACATAATTGCCTCCTATAACCCGGAAGCCGGAACGCGCATAATGCTGGCCGCCCACTGGGACACCCGCCCGTATGCTGACAAAGACACCAATAACCAGAAGAAACCGATCGACGGCGCCAACGATGGTGGTAGCGGGGTAGCAGTACTGTTAGAAATTGCCAGAACTATAAACGGAGCGCAGCAAAAGCCGGGTGTAGGTGTAGACCTCTTCTTTTTTGATGGCGAGGATTATGGCCAGCCCGACGATAGTGAGTTACCTTACAAAGAAGATTCCTGGTGTTTAGGGTCGCAATACTGGAGCCGCAACAAGCATAACCCGAACTATACCGCTAAATATGGTATTTTGCTGGATATGGTGGGAGCCAATAATGCACGGTTTGCCCGCGAAGGCACATCTATGCAGTATGCAAAAAATGTAGTTGATAAAGTATGGAAAGCAGGCAACCAATTGGGCTACTCCGATTACTTTAAATATGTAAACGCTCCTGCCATCACCGACGATCACGCGTATATCAATGCCATTGCCAGGATTCCGATGATCGATATTATAGAGTATAACATGAGCAGCATAGACGGAGACTTTTTTGGAGATTACCACCACCGCCACTCAGACAGCATGTCCATCATCAGCCCTAAAACACTGAAAGCGGTAGGGCAGACAGTGCTGCATGTGGTGTATAACGAATAA
- a CDS encoding amidohydrolase family protein encodes MKKNNLLLAALGLSGFLLAGNAFAQEQPHVFKNARILPIAGKPIENGVLVVQHGKITAVGAAGDVKIPKGATEFDMAGKVLMPGLVDTHSHLGEGAGGDASAPLQPDVRIIDGINPISDSFKRALAGGITTVNVMPGSGHLMSGQTVYLKMREGNTISDLTFCEDVTNGICGGMKMANGTNPMRPAPFPGTRAKSAAMARQLFLDAQQYQSKIKAAKGKADKMPDRKANLDPIVEILDGRRIVHFHTHRYDDVLTALRLQKEFGFKMVLHHVSEAWKAADEIAKSGVPASIITLDSPGGKSEAVEVRNSNGAVLEKAGVLTAFHTDDGITDSRLFMRSAALGVRAGMSREKALEALTIAGAKMLELDNRVGSLEKGKDADFIVLNGEPFSVYTTIEQTWVEGKKRFDISNPEDKKFATGGYNTYQTDVHYHTH; translated from the coding sequence ATGAAAAAGAATAACCTGTTGCTCGCAGCGCTTGGCCTGTCCGGCTTTCTGCTGGCTGGCAACGCCTTTGCCCAGGAGCAGCCCCACGTCTTTAAAAATGCCCGCATCCTGCCTATAGCTGGTAAACCGATAGAAAATGGTGTGCTGGTAGTGCAGCATGGCAAAATAACAGCCGTTGGCGCTGCCGGTGATGTGAAAATACCCAAAGGAGCCACCGAATTTGACATGGCCGGGAAAGTGCTGATGCCAGGCTTGGTAGACACGCACTCACATTTGGGTGAAGGTGCAGGCGGCGACGCTTCTGCTCCGTTGCAACCCGATGTGCGCATCATAGATGGCATTAACCCGATCAGCGATTCGTTTAAGCGTGCGCTGGCCGGAGGAATAACTACTGTAAACGTAATGCCGGGCTCGGGGCACCTGATGAGTGGCCAGACCGTGTACCTTAAAATGCGTGAAGGCAATACCATCAGTGACCTTACTTTTTGCGAGGATGTGACCAATGGCATCTGTGGCGGTATGAAAATGGCCAACGGAACAAACCCAATGCGACCAGCCCCCTTTCCGGGTACCCGCGCCAAATCGGCAGCAATGGCAAGGCAGCTTTTCCTGGATGCGCAGCAATACCAAAGCAAGATAAAAGCAGCGAAAGGCAAAGCCGATAAAATGCCGGATCGCAAAGCAAACCTCGACCCTATAGTTGAGATTCTGGATGGCAGGCGTATTGTGCACTTCCATACGCACCGCTACGACGATGTGCTGACCGCGCTTAGATTACAGAAAGAATTTGGCTTTAAGATGGTGCTCCACCACGTGAGCGAAGCCTGGAAAGCTGCCGACGAAATTGCCAAGTCAGGTGTACCTGCTTCCATTATCACTTTGGATTCTCCGGGTGGTAAATCGGAAGCTGTGGAAGTGAGAAATAGTAACGGAGCAGTTCTGGAAAAAGCCGGTGTACTTACTGCTTTCCATACCGATGATGGTATTACGGATTCGAGGTTGTTTATGCGAAGCGCTGCACTGGGCGTGCGTGCCGGCATGAGCCGTGAGAAAGCCCTGGAAGCCCTGACTATAGCCGGTGCCAAAATGCTGGAACTTGATAACCGCGTTGGCTCACTGGAAAAAGGTAAGGATGCGGATTTTATAGTTCTGAATGGGGAGCCGTTCAGTGTGTATACAACTATAGAACAAACCTGGGTAGAAGGGAAAAAACGCTTCGATATCAGCAACCCCGAAGATAAAAAGTTTGCGACCGGCGGCTACAACACCTACCAGACCGATGTTCATTATCACACGCATTAA
- a CDS encoding amidohydrolase family protein: protein MKKHIQVVAAIVAGLAIVGARQVQAQIAVKGETVYTMAGTPIKNGVVLIKDGKIEAVGANLQVPQNYKTYSAKVVTPGFVDAHTSVGLAGIYNVPADQQQLEKTAPIQPELRAIDAYNPNEELIGWVRSHGVTTINTGHAPGALASGQLMTLKTAASGFSNLLDTTSMVAFTLGNQVAENYNSPKTTAKGIAMLRAELQAAQVYAKKMGNKDAAKRPDRNLKLETLAGVLSGKYKALVTANKAQDIMAALRLAKEFNLDMVLDGASEAYLLVEEIKAAGVPVIVHPTMARAYGENKNISFETAAILAKAGIPVAIQSGFEAYVPRARVLLFEASVAVANGMKPEQALAALTIAPSKIIGQDKRIGSLEKGKDADIVLFDGDPFEYTSHVCTVLVDGKVVSEACM from the coding sequence ATGAAAAAACATATACAAGTAGTTGCGGCTATAGTTGCGGGTCTGGCTATAGTTGGCGCCAGACAGGTGCAGGCACAGATAGCTGTTAAAGGCGAAACAGTTTATACCATGGCCGGCACGCCTATTAAAAATGGCGTTGTACTTATAAAAGACGGCAAAATTGAAGCGGTGGGAGCAAACCTGCAGGTGCCGCAGAATTATAAAACCTATAGTGCCAAGGTAGTAACGCCCGGTTTTGTAGATGCGCATACATCGGTTGGGTTAGCCGGTATTTATAACGTGCCCGCCGATCAGCAGCAACTCGAGAAAACAGCCCCGATACAACCCGAGCTTCGTGCTATAGATGCGTACAACCCAAACGAGGAGCTGATTGGATGGGTGCGCAGCCACGGTGTTACAACTATAAATACGGGGCACGCTCCCGGCGCATTGGCCAGCGGGCAGCTTATGACTTTAAAAACAGCTGCCAGTGGCTTTAGTAACCTGCTCGATACTACCAGTATGGTGGCGTTTACACTGGGTAACCAGGTAGCCGAAAACTATAACTCGCCCAAAACTACGGCAAAAGGTATTGCCATGCTCCGGGCAGAGTTGCAGGCGGCGCAGGTTTACGCTAAAAAGATGGGGAACAAAGATGCAGCCAAGCGACCTGACCGAAACCTTAAACTGGAGACGTTAGCGGGCGTGCTGAGCGGAAAATACAAGGCATTAGTAACAGCCAACAAAGCGCAGGATATAATGGCGGCGCTGCGCCTGGCAAAAGAATTTAACCTGGATATGGTACTTGACGGCGCTTCGGAAGCATACCTGTTGGTTGAGGAGATAAAAGCAGCCGGTGTTCCGGTTATAGTTCACCCGACGATGGCGCGGGCTTATGGCGAGAACAAAAACATATCTTTCGAAACAGCAGCTATACTTGCAAAAGCCGGCATTCCGGTAGCCATACAAAGTGGCTTCGAAGCCTATGTGCCGCGGGCGCGCGTACTCCTGTTCGAGGCGAGTGTAGCCGTGGCAAATGGCATGAAACCAGAGCAGGCACTTGCCGCGCTAACTATAGCTCCATCTAAAATAATTGGGCAGGACAAACGTATTGGCTCCCTGGAAAAAGGGAAAGATGCCGACATCGTGTTATTTGACGGAGACCCGTTCGAGTACACGTCGCATGTTTGCACTGTACTGGTAGATGGCAAAGTAGTAAGCGAAGCATGTATGTAG